A stretch of the Symmachiella macrocystis genome encodes the following:
- a CDS encoding amidohydrolase, translating into MNSCAELKQHLTDEIGARRETVVGIGEAIMDAPELGFKEYRTADLVKETFTDFGLSFDDQLAITGVKAVLRGGKPGPTVALMGELDALQVPDHPRACAETGAAHACGHNAQIAGMLGAALGLSQSGVAEQLAGTIVFFAVPAEEYVEIGYRLGLVKQGRTSFLTGKQELIRLGLFDDVDMAVMIHSTSPDVHEGRMGLAPSSNGFLAKNIRFLGKASHAGGFPERGVNALNAAQLALSAINAQRETFRDEDCVRVHPIITKGGDLVNIVPAEVCLETYVRGRTPAAILDAASKVDRALRGAAMAMGCRVEIETVPGNLPLRNDPELAELFRNNAGAILGSDGYRDYPHAGGSTDAGDLSQIMPVLHPMMTGASGSHHQIDWHISDADAGYLAPAKTLATMAIDLLHGDATNAQRVMANHEVAMTKEEYLDCQRAVFQTEYFDGDQ; encoded by the coding sequence ACTGATGAAATTGGTGCGCGCCGCGAGACCGTTGTGGGGATCGGAGAAGCGATCATGGATGCGCCGGAGCTTGGTTTTAAGGAATATCGCACAGCGGATTTGGTTAAGGAGACTTTCACGGACTTCGGGTTATCGTTCGATGATCAATTGGCGATTACCGGCGTGAAGGCGGTTTTGCGAGGCGGAAAGCCGGGGCCGACGGTGGCGTTGATGGGGGAATTGGACGCGCTGCAGGTGCCGGATCATCCTCGCGCTTGCGCAGAGACCGGGGCAGCACACGCTTGCGGACACAATGCGCAAATCGCCGGCATGTTGGGAGCGGCGCTGGGGCTGTCACAATCGGGTGTGGCGGAACAACTTGCCGGCACGATCGTGTTTTTCGCCGTACCGGCCGAGGAGTATGTCGAGATTGGTTACCGGCTGGGATTGGTCAAACAGGGCCGCACTTCATTTCTGACCGGCAAACAGGAATTGATTCGATTGGGGCTATTTGATGATGTGGACATGGCGGTGATGATTCACTCGACCAGTCCCGACGTCCACGAAGGCCGGATGGGGTTGGCGCCATCGTCGAACGGTTTTCTAGCCAAGAACATCCGGTTTTTGGGAAAGGCATCCCATGCCGGAGGTTTTCCCGAACGGGGCGTCAACGCGCTCAATGCCGCCCAGCTGGCGCTGAGTGCCATCAACGCGCAGCGGGAGACGTTTCGCGATGAAGATTGCGTGCGGGTGCATCCGATTATTACCAAGGGGGGCGATTTGGTAAATATCGTGCCGGCCGAGGTGTGTCTGGAGACATACGTTCGCGGAAGAACACCTGCGGCGATTCTCGATGCGGCGTCCAAGGTCGATCGCGCGTTGCGCGGCGCCGCCATGGCGATGGGGTGCCGGGTGGAGATCGAAACGGTCCCCGGCAATTTGCCGTTGCGAAATGACCCCGAGTTGGCGGAGCTATTCCGCAACAATGCCGGTGCGATATTGGGGAGCGATGGCTATCGCGACTATCCACACGCAGGCGGTTCGACCGATGCCGGGGATCTGAGTCAAATCATGCCTGTGCTGCATCCGATGATGACCGGTGCCAGCGGTTCGCATCACCAAATCGATTGGCATATTTCTGATGCCGATGCGGGTTACTTGGCGCCGGCCAAGACGTTGGCAACGATGGCCATCGATCTGCTCCATGGCGACGCGACGAACGCTCAGCGGGTGATGGCGAATCACGAAGTTGCGATGACCAAAGAGGAATATCTGGATTGCCAACGCGCGGTTTTTCAAACCGAGTATTTCGATGGCGACCAATAA